Proteins from a genomic interval of Aspergillus flavus chromosome 7, complete sequence:
- a CDS encoding ankyrin, whose protein sequence is MSRSRSSIASDSGDRLEPRLLRAAENDSVEALRRIIELAHENGQYSDNFLRVGLMRSCERGCIAATQYLLDLLCMNLKDGNSQPSPLAANNRPSPLLRAVERNHVRIVQLLLDYGAPLETTDKDGRTALMTAAWKNHWHVLQLLIARGANVNAKDHRKRNVLHNLAADKHCNWGEDVIALLLKTVCEIDGEAGQDDLGRTPLHWACATGKLRFAELLLTRPHGPIANVNAIEFRNKSALHIAIAHDWDNIVHLLLRHGADIDSRSDGGWTPLHNACDKGAKEIVRILLHAGAKINSQLLNGVTPLHLAAQAGHTEVVKCLLEYPDLKRRIRDNFGCTPFLRAAQFKRKDIVLLLAPFNNVDALSPDARGACEGFEATVVDFGNFRNENRVRKTSVFNLLYGRDPENPHKQAFTTVPMDSKVTDFRWIHLPANNMAWVEGLLTKNFIEEGAHDIESFKGLERSFHYQHRGQRTHSHFMRPMCQRTQRKQRFHEENEESPEEKVENKLPQIVINGRLQEPPKSPANGGSNKAKKQKTQGGKSERADSDDTSNSSHGKKAKNHTKRGKSKGESMQKSKNDEQHRHPLSLCKDNGHSTTSNVCVFMPYLHFETAERRLKMQEAIQRAETLNFQPGFTRSPTRDEMLIRAHLASSTASLHVRRTLDQFFYPNIDTQTRDQDQVVYRYQTMGQGRERYGTEPKIFMVDQLWMWIMGTDLIVTCFAQRWEQPKNDPLNVLDGIIEDINSKTREPVRSVYDLASIITNRCSGVFDRHRMGDDEYQFLDMFESSIGIATDRETVLFNKFNRASAQASDWLKNHRKLSRFARNSKTKKDVTNRDGDKQFEEDEDEVPLFVDNLLDIGQEIDLLAEAKDIRDELNMIRTVLEHQQNVLLDLQDIIFGIYQVQHRSQYDIKRRFKEQQRNIDMHLKDIERMDKQAERIYSSITDLLDLKQKHANAFEARFARDQAAGTTRQGKIMMVFTIVTTVFLPLSFIATFFTMNLEEFPHNADGSEQLPLSYVAEYTFGIGVAISIPLILLALTVDDIGDGCQEAFRRARRWMFHRKKKPRGRSMIEEPRPRTALGLDNVLSGTKSRRSVDTELAGSLLPISTRGTVRSLGKRSISLRRDEAYR, encoded by the coding sequence ATGTCCAGGTCACGATCTAGTATTGCTAGTGACAGCGGTGACCGCCTGGAGCCACGTTTATTACGAGCGGCTGAGAATGACAGCGTCGAGGCTCTGAGGCGCATTATTGAATTGGCCCACGAAAATGGCCAGTACAGCGACAACTTTCTGCGAGTTGGGCTTATGCGAAGCTGCGAGCGCGGTTGCATTGCCGCAACGCAGTATTTGCTGGACTTATTATGTATGAATCTGAAGGATGGGAATAGTCAACCCTCTCCACTCGCTGCGAATAATCGTCCATCGCCGTTATTGCGCGCCGTTGAGCGGAATCACGTCCGAATAGTGCAGCTGCTATTGGATTATGGTGCACCTCTAGAGACGACGGATAAGGATGGTCGGACGGCGTTGATGACAGCTGCCTGGAAGAACCACTGGCATGTGCTGCAACTCCTGATCGCACGAGGCGCCAACGTCAACGCGAAAGATCACAGAAAGAGGAATGTGCTGCATAACCTGGCAGCAGATAAGCACTGCAACTGGGGTGAAGATGTGATTGCACTTTTGTTAAAGACAGTTTGCGAGATCGATGGTGAAGCCGGCCAGGATGATTTGGGCCGGACTCCACTGCACTGGGCCTGTGCGACAGGGAAGTTGCGCTTCGCAGAGTTACTTTTGACAAGACCACATGGGCCAATTGCAAACGTGAATGCGATCGAGTTCAGAAATAAAAGCGCACTCCATATCGCAATCGCTCACGATTGGGATAATATTGTGCATCTTCTACTCCGACATGGTGCGGATATTGACTCCAGAAGTGATGGCGGCTGGACTCCGCTGCATAATGCGTGCGATAAGGGCGCTAAGGAGATTGTGCGCATCTTATTGCACGCTGGGGCCAAGATCAATAGTCAATTATTGAATGGTGTCACACCACTACATCTGGCAGCCCAGGCAGGACACACCGAGGTCGTCAAATGTCTCCTGGAGTATCCGGATTTGAAGCGGAGGATCCGTGATAACTTTGGATGTACGCCATTCTTGCGAGCAGCACAGTTCAAGCGCAAGGATATTGTGTTGCTGTTGGCACCATTCAATAACGTAGATGCACTTTCGCCGGATGCGCGGGGCGCTTGCGAAGGTTTCGAGGCGACAGTTGTCGACTTTGGAAACTTTCGCAACGAGAACAGAGTGAGAAAAACCTCGGTTTTCAACTTACTCTATGGGCGAGACCCCGAAAATCCACACAAACAAGCTTTTACTACTGTTCCTATGGATAGTAAAGTTACCGACTTCAGGTGGATCCATCTTCCCGCAAACAACATGGCTTGGGTCGAGGGTCTGCTCACTAAGAATTTCATCGAGGAGGGCGCGCACGACATCGAAAGCTTCAAGGGCCTCGAGAGGTCATTCCACTACCAGCATCGAGGCCAAAGAACGCATTCCCACTTTATGCGACCGATGTGTCAACGCACGCAACGAAAGCAACGGTTtcatgaagaaaatgaagaaagtccAGAGGAGAAGGTTGAGAACAAGCTCCCTCAGATTGTCATCAATGGACGTCTCCAAGAGCCGCCAAAAAGTCCAGCAAACGGCGGTAGCAACAAAGCAAAAAAGCAGAAGACACAGGGAGGAAAGTCCGAACGGGCCGACTCTGACGATACCTCGAATAGCTCCCACGGGAAAAAAGCGAAGAACCACACTAAACGTGGTAAATCCAAGGGTGAATCGATGCAAAAGTCGAAGAATGACGAACAACATCGACATCCGCTCTCCCTTTGCAAAGACAACGGGCATTCTACCACCAGTAATGTGTGCGTGTTCATGCCATATCTTCACTTTGAAACTGCTGAAAGAAGACTGAAGATGCAAGAAGCAATACAACGAGCTGAGACGCTTAATTTTCAACCTGGATTCACTCGCTCCCCTACACGAGATGAGATGCTTATCCGCGCGCACCTGGCATCTTCCACGGCTTCGCTTCATGTCCGACGGACCCTGGATCAGTTTTTCTACCCTAACATCGATACTCAGACCCGAGATCAGGATCAGGTGGTGTATCGCTATCAGACCATGGGGCAAGGACGAGAGCGATACGGAACGGAACCGAAAATCTTCATGGTGGACCAACTGTGGATGTGGATTATGGGCACGGATTTGATCGTCACTTGCTTCGCACAACGATGGGAACAACCCAAAAACGACCCGCTAAACGTCCTGGACGGTATCATCGAGGACATAAACTCTAAGACTCGAGAACCAGTCCGTTCTGTGTATGATTTGGCCAGCATCATAACTAATCGCTGCTCGGGTGTCTTTGACCGCCACCGTATGGGTGACGATGAGTACCAATTCTTGGACATGTTCGAGTCGTCAATTGGCATCGCAACGGACCGCGAGACAGTGCTTTTTAATAAGTTTAACCGCGCATCAGCCCAGGCCTCGGACTGGCTCAAGAACCATCGCAAGTTGAGTCGTTTCGCTCGGAACTCGAAGACAAAAAAGGATGTCACCAACCGTGACGGTGACAAACagtttgaagaagacgaagatgaagtacCTCTCTTCGTGGATAATCTCCTCGATATCGGACAGGAGATCGACCTTCTCGCTGAGGCTAAGGATATCCGTGACGAACTCAATATGATTCGCACCGTTCTGGAACACCAGCAGAATGTTCTACTTGACCTCCAAGACATCATCTTTGGAATTTATCAAGTACAGCATCGATCGCAGTACGACATCAAGAGGCGATTCAAGGAACAGCAGCGCAATATCGACATGCACCTTAAGGACATCGAGCGGATGGATAAGCAAGCGGAGCGTATATATTCATCCATCACGGATTTGCTAGATCTAAAGCAAAAGCACGCAAACGCTTTTGAGGCCCGATTCGCCCGCGACCAAGCTGCTGGCACAACCCGCCAGGGCAAGATTATGATGGTATTTACTATCGTAACAactgtctttcttcccctgTCATTCATCGCAACCTTTTTTACAATGAATCTTGAAGAGTTCCCTCATAATGCAGACGGATCGGAGCAACTCCCCCTCTCATACGTCGCAGAATACACATTCGGCATTGGGGTTGCCATTTCTATCCCACTTATTCTCCTTGCCCTGACCGTGGACGATATCGGCGATGGATGCCAGGAAGCCTTCCGGCGGGCCCGCCGGTGGATGTTTcataggaagaagaaaccccGTGGGCGGTCCATGATCGAAGAGCCAAGGCCGAGGACAGCATTAGGATTGGACAATGTCCTCAGTGGGACAAAGTCCCGGAGAAGTGTTGATACAGAATTGGCTGGAAGCTTACTACCTATTTCTACTAGAGGAACGGTTCGTTCTTTGGGTAAAAGAAGTATATCCTTGAGGCGGGACGAGGCATATCGATGA